Proteins encoded by one window of Ignavibacteriota bacterium:
- the lptC gene encoding LPS export ABC transporter periplasmic protein LptC, with protein MLIGYFKSSIFSKFRLSFFVLILCSFVFNFIKIYSQSQTPNEIRLKYADSLIGSMAPGIEFREFYGNVQFEHGDVDVRSDFAKQYEASNKADLIGNVVILQRTLTLKSPKIFYNGNTSVARAVDGVTIKDKETFLKADLGNYNTRTRIAEFQKNVFIEDDSAKIISDFIIHNRNDRKSEAYGNVWIVGQFTNAILKCDTLLNVPSENYSFAIGNPLLMQIDSSFSHIDTTFYGEDSIPIERSVYLFDTLSVKADTMHAYRELFNEKYVFVGNVEIIRGEVRATAKESVFYKDEDYITLSGKPVVWYDSTQLYGDSIVIRMPDNELKGIESYKNAIAVSRNDTVSLKRLDQIMGDKIIIEIDSGKVQGITSIGDAKSLYFFRDEEGESGADRRTTDTIKVQFVEGEAEDIIWLGMTYAEFFPETYVFGKEESHYLPLFQWNDTKPRRPEVIFPYQRFAINPKNF; from the coding sequence ATGCTGATTGGATATTTCAAAAGTAGCATTTTCTCGAAATTTAGATTGAGCTTTTTTGTTTTAATATTATGCTCATTTGTTTTCAATTTTATAAAGATATATTCCCAATCTCAAACTCCAAATGAAATTCGACTGAAATATGCAGATAGTTTAATTGGTTCGATGGCTCCCGGAATTGAATTTCGTGAATTCTACGGAAATGTGCAGTTCGAGCACGGCGATGTAGATGTTCGTTCTGATTTCGCTAAACAATATGAAGCCTCTAACAAAGCCGACCTGATTGGCAATGTTGTGATTTTGCAAAGGACACTTACTCTAAAATCTCCCAAAATATTTTATAATGGAAATACTTCTGTTGCCCGCGCTGTTGACGGAGTTACAATCAAGGATAAAGAAACCTTTCTGAAAGCTGATTTGGGTAATTATAACACTCGCACCAGAATTGCCGAATTCCAGAAGAATGTCTTCATTGAAGATGATTCAGCTAAAATTATTTCGGATTTTATCATTCACAATCGCAATGACAGAAAAAGCGAGGCTTACGGAAATGTGTGGATTGTAGGACAATTCACAAATGCAATTTTGAAATGTGATACCTTGCTCAATGTGCCCTCAGAAAATTATTCATTTGCAATTGGAAATCCATTGCTTATGCAAATTGACTCATCTTTTTCACATATTGATACTACTTTTTACGGAGAAGATTCAATTCCCATCGAAAGAAGCGTTTATCTCTTTGATACTTTGTCAGTAAAGGCTGATACAATGCACGCTTACAGAGAACTATTCAACGAAAAGTATGTGTTCGTGGGTAATGTCGAAATCATACGTGGTGAAGTTAGGGCAACGGCTAAAGAATCAGTATTCTACAAGGATGAAGATTATATCACTTTGAGCGGAAAACCCGTGGTATGGTATGATTCGACTCAGCTTTACGGTGATTCTATTGTGATTCGTATGCCTGACAATGAATTAAAAGGTATTGAATCGTATAAAAATGCTATTGCCGTTTCGAGAAATGATACTGTTTCGCTGAAGAGATTAGACCAGATTATGGGAGATAAAATTATTATCGAGATTGATTCAGGTAAGGTTCAGGGAATTACAAGCATTGGTGATGCTAAAAGTTTGTATTTTTTCAGGGATGAAGAGGGCGAAAGCGGAGCAGACCGCAGAACAACTGATACAATTAAGGTACAGTTTGTCGAGGGTGAAGCTGAGGATATTATCTGGCTTGGTATGACTTATGCTGAATTTTTTCCTGAAACTTATGTATTCGGAAAAGAAGAATCTCACTACTTGCCTCTTTTTCAGTGGAATGATACCAAACCTCGAAGACCTGAAGTTATTTTCCCTTATCAAAGATTTGCAATTAATCCGAAAAATTTCTAA
- the asnB gene encoding asparagine synthase (glutamine-hydrolyzing) produces MCGIAGIFDLRAESRIDNSLLKKMSDVIYHRGPDSDGQWISPDNECGLAFRRLSIIDLSESGNQPMHTADGRYHIVFNGEIYNHNNFRTEFEYDGKKYNSRTDTETILYGYEKYGTGFLEKMLGMWAIAIWDNFEKELFLSRDRIGIKPLYYYYKDEILIFGSEIKSILCHPDVRKEPEYQQIPIYLNYTMSSDTQTLFKNIRKLPAGSFMKFKRGYEPSVHKYWSPLRNFSGYTELNKKEIEEHTINLLRDSISARMMSDVPFGVFLSGGIDSSLNVALMSELMSRPVDTFTVGFKELRKYNELEYANKIAKLFKTNHHEILIDEKDALPILENLAWHEDEPNGDPVCIPLYFLSKLTRESGTTVIQVGEGSDEQFIGYDWMKREYNFKNTFWKAFNLLPGFIKKFKSSIAINTAKSIGRYDLGEYFRRAAADEELYWSGVSKISPLMQEDLFGSGYQHLKSQSWLFAKYMHNLVDVDFADADYLQRMIYLEFHHRLAELLLMRVDKITMAHSLEARVPFLDHRFVEFTMSLPPHIRLPESGLTKSVLKKAVEGILPDDIIYRKKQGFAAPVKEWFRTSWYDYAINEVLASELVRGGLLNADFIKKLFEMHKSGKRDYKNELFLLLMISVWYRKFFGSQN; encoded by the coding sequence ATGTGTGGCATTGCCGGCATTTTTGATTTAAGAGCAGAGAGCCGAATTGATAATTCTTTGCTTAAAAAAATGAGTGATGTGATTTATCACAGAGGTCCTGACTCTGATGGTCAGTGGATTTCTCCCGATAATGAATGTGGTCTTGCATTCAGAAGGCTTTCAATTATTGACTTGAGCGAATCTGGAAATCAGCCGATGCATACTGCTGACGGCAGATATCACATTGTGTTTAACGGCGAAATCTATAATCATAATAATTTTCGCACTGAATTTGAATACGATGGCAAAAAATACAATTCAAGAACTGATACTGAAACAATTCTTTACGGATACGAAAAATATGGCACAGGATTTCTTGAAAAGATGCTTGGAATGTGGGCTATTGCTATATGGGATAATTTTGAGAAAGAATTATTCTTGTCGAGAGACAGAATCGGAATCAAGCCGCTCTATTATTATTATAAAGATGAAATTTTAATTTTCGGCTCTGAAATAAAATCTATTCTGTGTCATCCGGATGTTCGAAAAGAGCCCGAATATCAACAAATACCAATTTACCTGAATTATACGATGAGTTCGGATACCCAAACTCTTTTCAAAAATATCAGAAAACTTCCTGCCGGCTCATTTATGAAATTTAAACGGGGATATGAACCGAGTGTTCATAAATACTGGTCACCCCTCAGGAACTTCAGTGGTTATACAGAACTTAACAAAAAAGAAATTGAAGAACATACGATTAATCTTCTGCGTGATTCGATTTCAGCCCGAATGATGAGTGATGTTCCATTTGGGGTATTCCTTAGTGGCGGAATTGATTCGAGTTTGAATGTTGCACTTATGAGTGAGCTGATGAGCAGACCTGTGGATACTTTCACAGTTGGTTTTAAGGAGCTCAGGAAATATAACGAGCTTGAATATGCAAACAAAATTGCAAAATTATTTAAAACTAATCATCATGAAATATTAATTGATGAGAAAGATGCCTTACCGATTCTTGAGAATCTGGCTTGGCATGAGGATGAACCAAATGGCGATCCCGTGTGTATTCCACTTTATTTTCTAAGTAAACTCACACGTGAGTCCGGTACTACTGTAATTCAGGTTGGCGAAGGGAGCGATGAGCAATTCATTGGCTATGACTGGATGAAGCGGGAGTATAATTTCAAAAATACATTCTGGAAAGCATTTAATTTACTGCCTGGATTTATCAAGAAATTCAAATCTTCAATCGCAATTAATACCGCAAAGTCAATCGGAAGATATGATTTGGGAGAATATTTCCGAAGGGCGGCAGCTGATGAAGAACTTTACTGGAGCGGCGTCTCAAAAATATCACCATTGATGCAGGAGGATTTGTTCGGTTCAGGTTATCAGCATTTAAAAAGCCAATCATGGCTCTTTGCTAAATATATGCATAATTTGGTTGATGTTGATTTTGCTGATGCTGATTATCTCCAAAGAATGATTTATCTTGAATTTCATCATCGCCTGGCTGAATTACTGCTGATGCGAGTGGATAAAATCACAATGGCTCACAGTCTTGAGGCACGTGTACCATTCCTTGACCATAGATTTGTGGAGTTTACTATGTCACTTCCACCACATATTCGTCTTCCTGAAAGTGGACTTACAAAGTCTGTTCTGAAAAAAGCAGTGGAAGGCATCCTTCCTGATGATATTATTTATCGCAAAAAGCAGGGTTTTGCTGCCCCTGTTAAGGAATGGTTCAGGACTAGCTGGTATGATTATGCAATAAATGAAGTGCTTGCATCTGAGCTTGTAAGGGGCGGGTTGTTAAATGCCGATTTTATCAAAAAACTATTTGAAATGCATAAATCCGGTAAACGAGACTATAAAAATGAACTTTTCCTGTTGCTTATGATTTCTGTTTGGTATCGTAAATTTTTCGGTTCTCAAAATTGA
- a CDS encoding pyridoxine 5'-phosphate synthase — MPRLNINIDHIATLRQARLGTEPDPVFAAQIAMLAGADGIVAHLREDRRHVNDRDVRLIREIVDTRFDLEMAATEEIIKIALEIKPDLVTIVPEKRTELTTEGGLNLAENIEKYTELCERMHEKNIIVSFFIEPDTKQIEAAEECGADMVELHTGVYANNYRNIDLMVLELDRIAHAAQYANDNMLEVAAGHGLNYYNIKDMLGIGEIQEYSIGHSIISRAAYVGLDKAVREMIEIINRGLV, encoded by the coding sequence ATGCCAAGATTAAATATAAATATTGACCACATAGCCACCCTGAGACAGGCAAGATTAGGCACAGAGCCAGACCCCGTATTTGCAGCGCAGATTGCTATGCTCGCAGGTGCCGACGGAATAGTGGCACATTTGCGTGAAGACCGTCGCCACGTCAATGACCGCGATGTCAGACTTATTCGTGAAATAGTTGATACAAGATTTGATTTAGAAATGGCTGCCACTGAGGAAATTATCAAAATTGCCCTTGAGATCAAGCCTGATTTGGTAACAATTGTTCCGGAAAAGCGCACTGAACTTACAACAGAGGGTGGTCTTAATTTGGCTGAAAATATTGAAAAGTATACTGAACTCTGCGAAAGAATGCACGAGAAGAATATTATTGTCAGCTTCTTTATCGAACCTGATACAAAACAAATTGAAGCAGCTGAAGAGTGTGGCGCTGATATGGTAGAACTTCACACAGGAGTTTACGCCAATAATTACAGGAATATCGATTTAATGGTGCTTGAACTTGATAGAATTGCACATGCTGCTCAATATGCTAACGATAATATGCTTGAAGTTGCAGCAGGACACGGATTAAATTATTATAACATTAAAGATATGCTTGGGATTGGTGAGATTCAGGAGTACAGTATTGGTCACTCGATTATTTCCAGAGCTGCATATGTTGGTTTGGATAAAGCTGTACGTGAAATGATAGAAATAATAAATCGCGGTTTAGTCTGA